The Malaclemys terrapin pileata isolate rMalTer1 chromosome 7, rMalTer1.hap1, whole genome shotgun sequence nucleotide sequence agggcctggcacagcaaggACAGGttgaggaagcccaggctggtggaacgggcGGGCTCAGTGGAACTCCAGCTcatcaggtggcatcctggagggggggtccaacccgtcacagggagaATAATCTGTTTGGATAGTCAGGTCTTCTAGACCGGGACTATCTTTCACTGTGTGTCCATGCAACAtgatgggggccctgatctcggttgtgGTCTGTGATggacctggcacaatggggccctgatctgggttggggtgtgtggaggacccggcacaatggggccctgatctcagctcgGGTCTGTGCCGCGCCTGGTACAGGACCTCGCTCATTCTCAATCCAGGTCTCTAGGCTCTACCCACCCACAAAATTCAGTGCCAGGCAGGGGGAAGGCTGCGATGGGGGTCTGCTCCCATTCTGGTTAAATCCTCTCCCACCAAACACAACGTTCCTGTCTGTTGCCCATTGGGTCTCTGTGGCTCATTAATGCTGCATGCTCTCAGAAGCGTCCGTGACATGGGGGAACTGGAGCGGGACTCAGTGGATTCCACAGCTTCCGATCATGTGAGCCATCACCTGGGAATGACTATCAGTCACAGGGGCAAATCAGAACCCAAGCCCTAGAAGGAAATGCCCCAGTATCCCATTCCCCACTGCCCCTACCAAGCCAGCACCCCGCCCTGGGACTGGATTGCTGCGAGCACCCCCTAGAGAGTAAAGGGTCTGTGTCCCATTTACCATTTCGTGACCCGGCTACTTGCCCATCCCCCCAGCACCTTAGTAGATGAGTAATGCTTCTGAGAAATATGTCCTCTGCTGgaccttgttccctttcccactTCCTCCACATTCTCAGCCTCCCACCTGACTCTGCCCTTGATGCTGGTCAAAGATTTACCAGGGCCAAAGGCTGGGCTAGAGAACATAGACTGACTGCTATACGAGTCAGGGGCGCTGGAGAAGAAGAGCAACCAGGCAGTCAGGAAGAGGTTTCCTCacagcctccatgccccctcgtGTCCAATCGGAGAAGGAGCAACGTATGGGCTTCTTCCAAACCATCCTTGTCATCCTGgtcttcctccctctcctcatGGTGGcctcccataatttcctgcagaACTTCACAGCTGCTGTCCCCAGGCATTGGTGCTACATTCCGGCGGGAGACAATGACACCACAGAGGTGACTGGAGACCTGCTGAAGATCTACATTCCTATGGATGGCAACCAGGAGCCAGACAGGTGCCTGCGGTTCAGCACCCCACAGTGGCAGCTTCTGGCCCCCAATGGCACCAGCACCAATGCCACTGAGCCCTGCCTGGATGGGTGGACGTACGACAGGAGTGTCTTCAACTCCACCATCATCACGGAGGTACAGAGCGGAGCGTGAGGGATCATTCTAGGGGAGCGGGGACCTGGCTGGTTATCTATCCATCCACCTATCCATTCACCGACCCATCTATCTATGTCCCCATCGGTTTTGTGCTCTCACCCATAGTATCTGAGCCTGTCTCATGCATTAGACTGGCATAGCAAGGTGCCTACTGGAGTACATGGCATCTCTGGCTCTCCTTCCTCTTGGGGGCATACAGACTGTGCTCGATGTAGGGGGCTGTTGGATCAGTTTGGTGGCAAAGCGTTATCTAACAAGCAGTGGGGCTATCGGGCTGTGGCTTAGCTTCATGTCCTCTGGAAGTTCTCCCCTGGGCCTGAACCACAGTCAATGCCAGCCAGGAGGTGACCCAGGGCGGGGCTTCTGAGACAGCTGGAGGTGGAAGGAGCTAGCCTGGAGGCTGCCTGGTTGGCCAAGCTCCATGATGACTCAGTGAGACCCTGAGATGCCCTCTCAGAGGTTTCATCACCTAAGCAAGGCCCAGCTAGTTCAGTAGTTGGATTGGAGACCTTGACGGAGTGCCCAGCTTCTctggggagccaggctgggggctcACTAGGGGCTGCTATTCCTGTGGAGTCTGCACTGattgtgctgctgcagggagaaggggagtggCTCCCTAGGGGGTGCTctcagtgctgaccccagcagTAGGGGACGCCGTGCCACAGGGAGCCAGctgggtggctcagcagggggcactctcccctctgAATTGGTGCTGGCCTCAGCGTGGCACCAAGAGGCTCTGTGCTTCAGGGAGCCGGGTGGGGGGACCTAGTAGGGGGCACTGCCTCCTCGCAGGCCGTGCTGACTCCAGTACCCCAGCAcagtgctagggggtgctgtgctgcagggaatggggggggggggctcagcaggggctgGTGTGCCAAGGAGCAGCGCCCGGGCTCAGTTCTGCTCTACAGGGTGGGCACTGGCCAGTCACCACTAAAAGGGGGTCATGAGGAGggaaaaaacttgttcaccttagcctctaaggatagaacaagaagcaatgggcttaaattgcagcaagggaggtctaggttgaacattaggaaaaagttcctaactgtcaggggggttaaacactggaataaattgcctagggaggttgtggaatctccatctctggagatatttaagagtaggttagataaatgtctatcagggatggtctagacagtatttggtcctgccatgcgggcaggggactggactcgatgacctctcgagctcccttccagtcctagaatctatgaatctaaccgCACAAGGAGCGGGAAGCTTAATATCCCTCCCCAAAAGATGGCACCTCTGCCTTGGCATCACCCCTCCTGGCGCTACCCAAGGGCCTGTGCCTCTGTGCCCCTCCTGCCAGCCCACAGGGGCCTGCTGTGGCAGAAATTCAGCCTGAGTCACCCCTCTGAGAGCCGGGATAATGGATGACAGTCCTGGTGTTTTCCTTGGCGCGGATCCTGTGCCAATCCCTTCTCCTGTTCTTAGCGCACCCGTGACATGTCATGCTGCcagctgccccatgccagctgggTTACACAGTAACCCGCTTGGAACAACACATGAGCCCCTGGTCCCGGCCCCACCCATCATTCCAGACCCCAGAtttggcaggggaggagggacgcTGTCCTGTCCCCCCAGCCCTTGTGCGGGGCTGTGGAATCTCAGCTCCAATCCTGGCTGCGTGGACAGCGCCACGCCAAGGCGGGGATAAGGGTTTTGTTGGCAGCAATGAGTGGTACACGGGAGTGTGGTGGAATCAGCAGGGCATAAAAGGGACAGAGGGCATTTAAAGGGCATGGGTGCTGGCAGGCTTGGGCAAAAGGTGTGAGGGTCACAGGGCTCAGGTGGGCATGGGAGCTACAGGTGGGCATGCAAGGAAGGTTTTGGGTGGCACAGATGGGCATGGACAGCATGGGCAGCTGGGATGGCACAGGTGGGGGTGGACAGCAGGGGTGGCACAGGTGGATGTGGACAGCAGgaactgcaggggtggcactGGTGGGGATGGGCAGCTGGGCTGGCACTGGTGGGGATGGACAGAAGGAACAGCTGGGATGGCCCAGCAGGGCTCTGACCAAGTGGGTCCAGGTGGGTGCAGGTGAGCTCAGATGGCCCAGTGGCAAATGGGGAAGGGGCACAAAGGGGCACTCAGAAGCCATCAGTGGCTTTGGATGGCACAGGAGGGTGCTGTGGTTTGGAGACCAGAGTTGGGCTCAGATGAGGCTTAGGTGGAATGGGGGGAGCTCAGAGGACGGAGGTGGGCTCAGGTGGGCATGGATGGCACAGTTGGGGATTCCTGTCATAGACAGGCATGGGCAGCACAAGTGTGTGTGGGTGGCACAGCTGGGCACAGACTGATGTGGGAGGCTCAGCTGGACATAtgcctggcacagcagggccctggcctcTAGGTGCTGCCAGGGTACAGCTACTAGCCAGGGCTCAGGTAGCTCAGGTGGGCAGAGGAGACATAGGTGTGGTTCCTGACCCTTTGTGCCAGCTGTGTCCCTGAAGCCCATCTGACTATGCAGTCAGCCCTTTGCCCAGCAGTGCAGAGTGCCATGGGGCACCCCTGGATTCAcacccctctccacactcctcccCAGTGGCACCTGGTCTGTGGCCAGCGCGCTCTCAAGGATTTTGCCCAGTCCATCTACATGGCGGGGGTGCTGGTGGGAGCACTGGTCTACGGGGGCCTGGCGGATAGGTGAGTAAAACCgtatcccccctcccttcccctctagATCACCCCATGGGCTCATCCAGCCTGGTATTCCGCTCCATCAGCCCCATGGACCCATCCAGCCTGTTATCTCCCTCCCACATCAGCCCCATGGACCCATCCAGCCTGTTATCTCCCTCCCACATCAGCCCCATGGACCCATCCAGCCTGTTATCTCCCTCCCACATCAGCCCCATGGGCCAATCCAGCTGGGACCCCCTCACACATCAGCCCCATGGCCCATCCAGCCTAGTatccccccatctgcccccccagATCAGCCCCATGGACCCATCCAGCCCGTATCCCCCCTTTCTCCCATGGTGGTGTCTCCCCTGCTGCAGACTAGGGCGCCGGGCAATGCTGCTCTGGTCCCTGCTGCAGGTGGGTGTGATGGGCACCGGTGCTGCCTTCGCCCCCAACCTGGCAGCCTACTGCGCCTTCCGCTTCTTCAACGGCATGGGTACCTCGGGCTCCATCCTCAACGGCAGCAGCCTGAGTGAGTGGGGGAGGGCCTGGGGACGGGGAGCTGGCATGAGGGGGCCGAGTgtggaggttgggggtgggggattgggGATGTGTGAAGAGTGGGGGACATGTAAGGGGagatgtttgggggggggctggtggtgtgggttgtgggggagctaTGATGGGGGGCTTTGTGTGGGAGGGACTGTGTGGGATTTTGGGGGGCtgtgtggcagagggaaatgtgacggaggttgtttggggaggggagggaagtgtgTAGGGTGTCCTGGGGGTGGGCTCTATGTGTGGGTGCATGGGGGACAgctctccccccactgccccaccctgGGCCCACCCAGCACAGAGGGGTGCGGGGTTGAGCCCTGCTCCCCAAGGTTGGGCAGGCAGGGTGAGGTTGGAGGGTGCCGCGTCTCACCCTACccatcacccccagccctggagtggaTCCCATCCCGGTTCCGGGCCATGGTGTCCACCATCCTCGCCTGCAGCCTGACGCTGGGCCAGCTGCTCCTGGCTGGACTGGCATACGCCATCCGTGACTGGCGCCAGCTGCAGCTGGCATCCTCGGTgcccttcttcctcttcttcctctacaGCTGGTAGGTGCCCTTGGGGCTGAGGGGCATACATCCACAGGGAGCCATGGCTCCAGGCAGGGATGGCATTATGGGCTCAGGAGCCGTAGGACTCTGTGTCTGGGAGCCCAGAGGGGGCCCACACCCCATGGCACACCCACGGTAGCCTGTCATCTGGTCCAAATGGAGACCTTGCAGCCCTGTTCCCCTGAAAGACCAACTGCCAGGGAAGCACAAAATCCCAGATCTGTTGCCCAGAGCCCTGGGGACATGGGTGCCTGGTCTTCAGCCGGCACCatgccctcctctctctctctctgagccccggtccaaccccccccccaggtggaTTCCAGAGTCCGTGCACTGGCTACTCATCAACCACAGGCCTGAGATGGCACTGAGGAACCTGCAACGGGTGGCCCGGATCAACGGCGAGAagctggagggggagggcatCTCCCTGGAGGTGAGGGGCACAGGGTACCCTGTGGGGTCTAGTAGTaagagatggggtggggctgggagtcagaactcttgggttttatgcctgactctgggaggggagtggggtctagtggttagaggtggggagggctgggtgtCAAGCCCCAGGGTTCTCTCTCCCTGGATCTGCCCATCTCCCCCTCTGGAGAAGAGGTGTGATTTCTCCATCCTGCTCTCAGCTCCaaccttctctccctctccagaCACTGCGGCTGGAGATGCAGCAGGAGGAAGAGAGCTCAGGGccctcccagtgctctgccctGGAGCTGTTCCGGACAGCGCCCATGCGTGGAGTCACCGGCTGCCTCATGCTGGCCTGGTAAGGGGCTCCCCTTGCCCCCATCAGTACCCCCAGGCTAACAATACTAGTGCGATGAACTGACTGGGGAGTGTGGTTGCACCATTGTCTCCTGTTGAGTGGGATTCCCATGGGCTTAGATGGCAGGGGGCAAGGCTTTGGGGAGCTATGTGTCAGAGCCACTATACTGCTGGCCAAGGAGGGGGATTCCCCAGGGCTTAGATGGCACAAGGTGAGACTTaggagcagaggagggggatTCCCCTCGGGCTCAGATGGCAGGGGGTGAGACTTAGGGGCAGCTGTGTGTCAGAGCTCCTGTACTGCTGGCTGGAGGATCTGAGTTCTAGACCCCATGCTGCTTAGCCCCCCAGAGGATTCCATGGCCAGGATGGGAGCAGAGTGTTTATCCCCACAGCACTGACTTAAGCTAAGAGGAGGCATGCGGGAAGCTCAACTTTGCTTTGGCCCCCAAGTGTTTGGGTTTGTAATTAGGCAGGGAGTTTCTCCAGTGGGGGAACCCCCTGGAAGTAAATGTGGGTGTCACCAAAACCCTGTGGGGATCCCCCCATGTGAACAGGaaagtctccccccaccccagagcatctGGAGACAAAGACAGACAGAAATGGGGAGGGAGAACCAGACAGACCGGAGGACGGGGAGAGACAGACATGAAGGGGAGACAGacggaagagggagggagagacaaacAGACGAGAATGGGGCTGGGAGACAGCCAGACTCTCTCCCCATTTgagcccccctcaccccagttCTCCCCGCCCCATACGGCAGGTTCTCCAACAGCTTCTCTTTCTACCACCTGGCCCTGGACCTACAGCGCTTCAGGGGCATCAGCATCTACCTGGTGCAGCTGATCTTTGGCGCTGTGGACATTCCCTTCCGCATGCTGGTGGCCGTGGTCGTCAACCGCCTGGGGCGCCGGCTCACGCAGTCTGCCTGCCTGGTCCTGGGAGGACTCTTCATCCTGGCCAGCATCCCCGTGCCGCATGGTGAGACCAGGGCATTCGGCCAAGTCGGCATAGCATTCCCCGCTGCCCTGGGCTTCACCAGCATGCAGCCCAGCCCAGATCAGACCCagtagcccccactccctgccatctcagatcagaccaatgggcccaTCCAGCCTGGTATCCCGTCCTCCCTGCTGTGCAGGAAACTGAGCCAGTGATGGTGCGATGGAAGCTGGGGTGGCTTTGGTGGTGTGAAGGAGGTTTGGCCAGTGGCCGAGATAGTAGCCCTACAGGTGGCCCAGGGGACTGGTAAGTGACCAGTACCCCAGCCCAGCTATGGCGCCACGCAGCCCCAGCGTGGTGGGTTTGGTCCTGGGCTGCCCATCACCCAATGCTGGGTCTCTGAGTTAGTGACAGGCACCCCCAGAGCAAAAGGGGATACAGCGCATTGGGGTGGGGGCTCTTCTCAGCCTGATGCATTTTGggtcctcttcccctctctccccctagACATGGAGGTGTTGCTGATTACCCTGACTGTCCTGGGAAAAgggctcttctcctcctccaacagCTGTTCCTACCTGTACACCATTGAGCTCTACCCAACTGTCATCAGGTTAGTGGGGCGGCGCCCTCTGCTGGATAGCATCAATGGAGGCAGCATTGCTTGAAgcgcagggagcagggctgggagtctAGTGACTTGGGATGTTCAGTCTAATACCCCTGCATGGTGAGGAATGATGCCCTGAGGCCCAGCCTAAGGGTCCCATTGCTCAGGTCCAAGATGTCCCTCCCTGGGGTTCCCCCCTCATTCAGCTAGCTGTTCCAGTCCCTCCTCAGCTGGGacattgctgagctctgtgggtGTTTCCGCTTGTCTGTGCCCTCTGGTCCTGCTGGGGCAGATCCTGCTGAGCCTCCCCATTTGGCTGGGACACTCCTGATTTCAGCTTCCCCCACCTGGGGTCTCAAGCGGCTGCTTCAGTGTCCCATTGGGGGAGCCCTGGAACTGTGCCTGGGGCGGAtcttgatggagggaggggaggtggagcTTAGAACTGATGGGTCTGGAGTGGGAATGAATAGATTTGACTGCCAGGGGGTTATGCAAATAAACAGTCATTTATTCataaaatatgcaaattagaccaTCTGCTCATTTGTATAAAGTATCCAGCCTTAATGGGATTGCTCAATTCTCTGTGGCTTCCCCTTGTCCCCAggcagacagggctgggggtcacCAACATGATGGCCCGGCTGGGAGCGGTGGCAGCCCCCATGATGCAGATGACCCAGGCCTTTgtctccttcctgcccctgctcctgttcGGGGCAGTGCCCATCACAGCTGGCATCCTGGTCAATTGCTTACCAGAGACCTTGGGGGTCCCACTAGCCAACACGATGAAGCAGGTGGAGGACAGGTGGGTATGATGGGCACTGTGTGAGGGCTGAGGGCAGGATTGTGTGTGTCTGAGCATGAGTGTATGTGCGCGAACATGAGAGTGTGTGTACATGGACACAGGTGTGTGAATGTATGATAGATAGATGGATGCagtgtgtgtggatggatagaggggtggtgTGTATGAGGACGGCTGGATAGATAGCTGGAGTGTTTGGGATgactaggggtgtgtgtgtgtgtgtgtgtgtgcatggcgATGGATGGATAGCTTGCTATCTAGGAGGTctatatggggatggatagaaggACAGATCTTAAATACTTTACACAAGTCTTGGATGAAAGGACAAAGAGTCATTAATGAttaattgttatttttaatgATCCAGCTGTTTGGTGCTTTTgttcttctcttctccctttgttttcagagcaagaaagaaaaggagCAAGAAAGAGGAACTGAGGAAAGAAGCCAGGGGAACCAAGGAAACCAAATTCTAAATACAGGCTCTTGTgtcaggcactggactgggacgcTGGAGACCTGACTTCAAATCCTGGCTCCCTGTGTGATTTGGGGCGTGTCACTTCATTGCTTGgttctcaatttccccatctgtaaagtggggctaATGATGCTTCCCTGCCCCATGGGGGTTATGGGAATAAATCTATTAATGTGTGGGAGGCTCAGATACTAGCATGATAGGCCCCACTCCCGAACTAGATAGATATAGAACCAGACAACCAGCTTTTTATCACAGAAGCAAAATCTTGAAAGGGTCCTTTTTATCTAGGATTCTACAGCTTGGATTTTTAGTTTTTTGGTGTTCGTTTGCCACAGGATGAAGAGGGGAGACATTTCTTCCCACTAGACTGACTGTAAACCCTTAGAGAGCTGGcataattaactctttctggcacGTATCCAATACTACCGTGGAACTGACCTTCTTGCAGTGCTTTTCACAATTGATTTACACATGGCTCATCACATGGCAAATGCTGGAGCAGAATTGGTAGATTGGACTTTGAATCAATTTGCTTAGCACATATTAACGTGACAGTGTTTTATTCTGTATACTTAAcctttctccatatccactagCTGCATGGAAAATCCCCTTTGCTAGGAAGGGTTTTGACATGGAAAGCCTTTTGTTTGACCTCTGTTGAAATGCACCTATTTAATATTGCTGCCCCTCAGCTCATTGGTTTCCTATCAGAGGAGAAGTAAGTGAGACAGAATCAGTGGATATTTTCTTAGTGTAGCTTGTTTATCCCCTGCGCTATAtgcaccagtcctggaacagaggtggacACAAACAGCACTGCAGACAATCCCTTCTTTCTGTAAACTCCACCCAAACACCCATGCCCAGTTCCCTGGGAGCTGCTCTGCCCCCCAGAACTGATGCGGTTTAAAAAGATTAAAGCAAAGAGCAAATTCTCTTGCTGCTTGCAACAGCAGCATATCTGGAAAGAAAATAAGTACATCACAAAACCAACAATGATACAGTGTGGCTTCAAAGACTCAATGCTGGGGAAAATAACTTGTAAGGCTATGTGTGACAGCGCCATCTGGTGACACTCCCCCTGCCATAGCAATATCAGCTGACCAGAAGCCATGCTGAGGAATCAATGGGATGCTCTTCCTCCTGAAGTAGTACTGACTGCAATGGTCCAAGACTGGGGTTTGTATGGACTGTATGCAGCGTGTGTTTCCTATGTTAAGTAGCCAGGTGGGAGAGCCACCTGCTAACACCCTGGGGTCACAAACTGGTCCAATCCTGGTTTCCAAATGGGCACTGGTTTGTTGTGATGGGCTCCAACTGCTGGATCCCACATGCTGCTCAGCCCCCTGTCTGGGTCTGATCCCTGTCCCTGCGCAGGGTCTCCCAGGGTTATACCCCATTTCTGACACTCTTCTTGAGCAGTGGGACTTCAGCTGCCTAGACCCTGGAAACAGTGCCCCAGTCCTCCTGAGTCCCCAAGTTGCTTATATATTTCTCCCCTGGCGTCTACCTGGCTGTAGGAACCCTGGTTTTCCTAGTTACACCATTCAGGGATAACTCAGCAGCAAAGGAAGGAAATGCACAGatttagcaaaggaatttcttatgCATGCGTGTGAGCTTGCACACAAAGCAGGGCTCATTCCCTCCAGCCGGGGGCAGCAGggacgcacgcacacacacgcaaacacacacatacacactctctctGAAAGCGTTGGAGAGTTACAGGTCTATGGGAAACAGCAAACTCCTGCACCACATCCCCTCTCTCTAACCTCAGCCCCCTTTACAAGGCCCTGGGTTTGGTCCCAGCCCTTTGTGGAGGCAAGCGTTCCTTCTGGGCCTTGTGTCTGTGGCCTTGGGCTTCTGGGAAGAGCAATTCCCTTTGGCATTGCCGGTAGCTACCCGATTGTTTCCCCAGGAGACAGCCATTCAGTGCTGATGCCCTTTGATCACTCCGTCACAGCTCACAAACTCTCACAGCGGGTGTGAGTGTTCAGAAGCTTGCATTGGTATTTGGGATTTGCATTTCAgctgtgcctaggagccccactcATAGGacagagctccattgtgctaggtgctgtacattattATTTCGTTGCTGGTGGAGGCCAGGCTGTACATCTGATGAGAAAGCACAGCATCATGTTACTGCCTGTGATTTTCCTAAGCAGCAGCAGGTGGCTCCACAGAGCTTCCTTTACTTGCTGCACCAAATTGGCCTTATTGTAGTGGAAACTGGGCTCTTCCGGTTTTCTGAATTTCCCCATAATCCAGAGGGTACTGCCCATTGAGACCTAGAACAGTCCCTGAAATGTTGGAATTGATTGTTCCCTTCTGGCCACTGATATTGTGATCGCTGAGGAGCCTGTGGAGTTGCCTGTTGGAGGCTGATGGAAAATAAGATTATTATGGTTAGAAAATAAGAtgactgtgacgttcccctctggtgttatccggactggtgatctgctacgtcactccaatccttgactctgggagccagccttaccctgccaGCCTAATCcaccactcctgggctgttcacgcacagcctctggcatgtaagctgctccttggattgtgcaaccaaatgacactagccaatatctccggtcccagacacaaccctaggaaactccgtcttgcagtgtccagttatgcccactggatgcagCAATCTTATATGAGTTCAtgaatttaacaaagaaattgatatgtaccaggcttgttatcccaaggggagcctctgacacacttcaaaccaaacgcactgcttcaggtagaataaacaaacaaatttattaactacaaagatagattttaagtgatatgaaggcaaaaagtcagagtagttaccaaaagaaaataaaagataaggacgcagtctaaactctcaactctattagactgggcaacgtctagattaagcagtttttctcaccccattggatattgcagtccttaatatacagtttgttccttaaacctgggccaatctcctctgttggagtcttgtcttcttctcagtgtctaaGTTGCTTGCAgcgaagggggggcaggagaagggcccagtatgtgtccactccGTCTGTTTTATACACTCTGTC carries:
- the LOC128840303 gene encoding uncharacterized protein LOC128840303, whose product is MAFGDLLEKVGSAGPFQLLCVLLLTAPALLIASHNLVQNFSAASPERQCRPPPPGTNASWVGNTTAARGGLSLVPSPEQCCRLVGTHGQHPRSNSSLGRAGETEPCRDGWYYDRSTFSSTIVTEWDLVCDLGPLPALAQTLFMAGVLLGALLFGVFSDRFGRRVILLCSLLLMAVMGTGAALSSDFLTYCAFRLLSGVGLSGFLLNYICLSLEWVPTKSRALVVTWLSYCSTAGQVVLAGLAYSIRDWRWLQLAISTPFFIFFLCAWWIPESARWLIINHRHAMALSNLQRVARINRKQLGGDSISLEMLEKVGGSPTRKSTCSCLGLFRTPAMRRISCCLMSVSFSTNLAYFGLSMDLSAFGLDIFLVQTFFGAIDILAKMACALALSYFGRRAIQASSLILAGIFLLGNIPVPREMLMVRLALVVLGKGCLAASSVCSYLYGGELFPTAVRQTGTGFTTVMARLGGMVAPVVLVAGQQFPFLPLVIFGVAPIVSGIAACFLPEMHNVPLLDTIEEVEDRARRKGEEAIAGETMAHIVHSTRTDCYTSQGRWRRRATRQSGRGFLTASMPPRVQSEKEQRMGFFQTILVILVFLPLLMVASHNFLQNFTAAVPRHWCYIPAGDNDTTEVTGDLLKIYIPMDGNQEPDRCLRFSTPQWQLLAPNGTSTNATEPCLDGWTYDRSVFNSTIITEWHLVCGQRALKDFAQSIYMAGVLVGALVYGGLADRLGRRAMLLWSLLQVGVMGTGAAFAPNLAAYCAFRFFNGMGTSGSILNGSSLTLEWIPSRFRAMVSTILACSLTLGQLLLAGLAYAIRDWRQLQLASSVPFFLFFLYSWWIPESVHWLLINHRPEMALRNLQRVARINGEKLEGEGISLETLRLEMQQEEESSGPSQCSALELFRTAPMRGVTGCLMLAWFSNSFSFYHLALDLQRFRGISIYLVQLIFGAVDIPFRMLVAVVVNRLGRRLTQSACLVLGGLFILASIPVPHDMEVLLITLTVLGKGLFSSSNSCSYLYTIELYPTVIRQTGLGVTNMMARLGAVAAPMMQMTQAFVSFLPLLLFGAVPITAGILVNCLPETLGVPLANTMKQVEDRARKKRSKKEELRKEARGTKETKF